From Pseudomonas fluorescens, one genomic window encodes:
- the copC gene encoding copper homeostasis periplasmic binding protein CopC gives MLLKNALTTAALLGSLLVASSVWAHAHLKSQVPPADSTVSAPADVRLVFSEGIEAAFTQVTLTKDGVAVPVKSIVTEGSDKKTLVVTPVAPLAPGSYQVQWNALSVDTHKSKGSYGFKIGE, from the coding sequence ATGCTGCTGAAAAATGCCCTGACCACTGCCGCCCTGCTCGGCTCCTTGCTGGTGGCCTCTTCGGTCTGGGCCCATGCCCACCTGAAAAGCCAGGTGCCGCCAGCGGACAGCACCGTCAGCGCGCCCGCTGACGTACGCCTGGTGTTCTCCGAAGGCATTGAAGCAGCGTTCACCCAGGTCACCCTGACCAAGGATGGGGTCGCGGTGCCGGTCAAGAGCATCGTCACCGAAGGCAGCGACAAGAAAACCCTGGTGGTCACTCCGGTGGCACCTCTGGCGCCTGGCAGCTATCAGGTGCAATGGAATGCGCTTTCAGTCGACACCCACAAAAGCAAAGGCAGCTACGGCTTCAAGATCGGCGAATAA
- a CDS encoding Zn-dependent hydrolase, translated as MNAAVDVLQSSHQHINRDRLWRSLMELAKLGATVKGGVCRLALTDLDRQARDIFVGWCEDAGCTVTVDAVGNIFARRPGRNPDLPPVMTGSHIDTQPTGGKFDGCFGVLAGVEVLRTLNDMGVETEAPLEVVVWTNEEGSRFAPCMMGSGVFAEKFTLEETLAKVDAEGVTVGEALNAIGYAGPRKVSGHKVGAYFEAHIEQGPILEDEHKTIGVVMGALGQKWFDLKLRGVEAHAGPTPMHLRKDALVGAAVIVGAVNRAALGHQPHACGTVGCLQAYPGSRNVIPGEVRMTLDFRHLQPERLDSMIAEVRQVIETTCEEHGLSYELTPTADFPPLYFHQDCVEAVRGAAQGLGLSHMDIVSGAGHDAIFLAELGPAGMIFVPCEGGISHNEIENAAPDDLAAGCAVLLRAMLAASATVAGGHGKG; from the coding sequence ATGAACGCGGCCGTAGACGTTCTGCAGTCCAGCCACCAGCACATCAACCGCGACCGCCTGTGGCGTTCACTCATGGAACTGGCCAAGCTCGGCGCCACGGTCAAGGGCGGCGTCTGTCGCCTGGCGCTGACCGACCTCGATCGCCAGGCCCGGGACATTTTCGTGGGTTGGTGCGAGGACGCCGGATGCACGGTCACCGTGGACGCGGTGGGCAACATCTTTGCCCGCCGCCCCGGACGCAATCCCGACCTGCCGCCGGTCATGACTGGCAGCCACATCGACACCCAGCCCACCGGCGGCAAGTTTGACGGCTGTTTCGGTGTTCTGGCCGGTGTCGAGGTGCTGCGCACCCTGAATGACATGGGCGTGGAAACCGAGGCACCACTGGAGGTGGTGGTCTGGACCAACGAAGAAGGTTCGCGCTTCGCCCCGTGCATGATGGGATCCGGGGTGTTCGCCGAGAAATTTACGTTGGAGGAAACCCTGGCCAAGGTCGATGCTGAGGGCGTAACGGTGGGGGAGGCACTCAACGCGATTGGCTATGCCGGTCCGCGTAAAGTCAGTGGGCACAAGGTCGGTGCCTACTTTGAAGCGCATATCGAACAGGGGCCGATTCTTGAAGATGAGCACAAGACCATTGGCGTGGTAATGGGCGCGCTGGGGCAGAAGTGGTTCGACCTTAAGCTGCGCGGTGTCGAGGCCCACGCCGGGCCAACCCCGATGCACCTGCGCAAGGATGCCCTGGTGGGTGCTGCGGTGATCGTCGGTGCAGTCAATCGCGCAGCTCTGGGGCACCAGCCCCATGCCTGCGGCACCGTCGGGTGTCTGCAGGCCTATCCCGGCTCACGCAACGTGATCCCGGGCGAGGTGCGCATGACCCTGGATTTCCGTCATCTGCAACCGGAGCGCCTAGACTCGATGATCGCCGAAGTGCGCCAGGTGATCGAAACCACCTGCGAGGAACACGGCCTGAGTTACGAACTGACGCCCACCGCCGATTTCCCACCGCTGTACTTCCACCAGGACTGCGTCGAGGCGGTTCGCGGGGCGGCGCAAGGCTTGGGTTTGTCGCACATGGACATCGTCAGCGGCGCGGGACATGACGCGATCTTCCTCGCGGAACTGGGCCCGGCGGGGATGATATTTGTGCCTTGTGAGGGGGGGATCAGCCACAACGAGATTGAGAATGCCGCACCGGATGATCTGGCGGCTGGGTGTGCGGTGTTGTTGCGTGCGATGTTGGCGGCGTCGGCGACGGTGGCCGGGGGGCATGGCAAGGGATAA
- the preA gene encoding NAD-dependent dihydropyrimidine dehydrogenase subunit PreA yields the protein MADLSIVFAGIKAPNPFWLASAPPTDKAYNVVRAFEAGWGGVVWKTLGEDPAAVNVSSRYSAHFGANREVMGINNIELITDRSLEINLREITQVKKDWPDRALIVSLMVPCVEESWKNILPLVEATGADGIELNFGCPHGMPERGMGAAVGQVPEYVEQVTRWCKTYCSLPVIVKLTPNITDIRVAARAAHRGGADAVSLINTINSITSVDLEHMVALPTVGSQSTHGGYCGSAVKPIALNMVAEIARDPQTQGLPICGIGGIGSWRDAAEFIALGSGAVQVCTAAMLHGFRIVEDMKDGLSRWMDSQGYRSIADFSGRAVGNTTDWKYLDINYQVIAKIDQQACIGCGRCHIACEDTSHQAVASLKQADGTHKYQVIDDECVGCNLCQITCPVQDCIEMVPKDNGKPFLDWNHDPRNPYHVSA from the coding sequence ATGGCCGATCTCTCGATTGTCTTCGCCGGCATCAAAGCCCCCAATCCGTTCTGGCTGGCCTCGGCGCCACCTACCGATAAAGCCTACAACGTGGTCCGCGCGTTTGAGGCCGGCTGGGGTGGCGTGGTCTGGAAAACCCTCGGCGAGGACCCGGCGGCGGTCAACGTCTCATCGCGTTACTCGGCGCATTTCGGCGCCAACCGCGAGGTCATGGGCATCAACAACATCGAGCTGATCACCGACCGCTCGCTGGAAATCAATCTACGCGAGATCACTCAGGTCAAGAAGGACTGGCCGGACCGGGCGCTGATCGTGTCGCTGATGGTGCCCTGCGTCGAAGAGTCGTGGAAAAACATCCTGCCGCTGGTGGAGGCCACGGGCGCCGACGGCATCGAGCTGAATTTCGGTTGCCCCCATGGCATGCCGGAACGCGGCATGGGCGCGGCGGTCGGCCAGGTGCCGGAGTACGTCGAGCAAGTCACCCGCTGGTGCAAGACCTATTGCTCACTGCCGGTGATCGTCAAGCTCACGCCCAACATCACCGACATCCGCGTCGCCGCCCGCGCGGCTCACCGTGGCGGCGCCGATGCGGTGTCGCTGATTAACACCATCAACTCGATCACCAGTGTCGACCTCGAGCACATGGTCGCCCTTCCCACCGTCGGCAGCCAGAGCACCCACGGTGGCTACTGCGGCTCGGCGGTCAAGCCGATTGCGCTGAATATGGTCGCGGAAATCGCCCGTGATCCACAGACCCAGGGCCTGCCCATCTGCGGTATCGGCGGCATTGGCAGTTGGCGCGACGCCGCCGAATTCATCGCCCTGGGCAGCGGTGCGGTGCAGGTGTGCACCGCGGCGATGCTGCATGGTTTTCGCATTGTCGAAGACATGAAGGACGGCCTGTCACGCTGGATGGACAGTCAGGGCTATCGCAGCATCGCCGACTTCTCCGGGCGCGCCGTGGGCAACACCACCGACTGGAAGTACCTGGACATCAACTACCAGGTGATCGCGAAAATCGACCAGCAGGCCTGTATCGGCTGCGGTCGTTGCCATATTGCCTGCGAAGACACCTCCCACCAGGCCGTGGCCAGCCTCAAACAAGCCGACGGCACCCACAAGTACCAGGTGATCGACGACGAATGCGTGGGCTGCAACCTGTGCCAGATCACCTGCCCGGTACAGGACTGCATCGAGATGGTGCCCAAGGACAATGGCAAGCCGTTCCTCGACTGGAACCATGATCCGAGGAATCCGTATCACGTCAGTGCTTGA
- a CDS encoding NAD(P)-dependent oxidoreductase yields MIPTLNHLPHPLEDGATLAGHFTDLAPPLTPRQAEVEASRCLYCYDAPCVNACPSEIDIPSFIRNIHQDNVQGAAQKILSANILGGSCARVCPTEILCQQACVRNNAAECAPVLIGLLQRYAIDNAQFSEHPFQRAPTTGKRIAVVGAGPAGLSCAHRCAMHGHDVVIFEAREKAGGLNEYGIAKYKLVDDFAQHEVDFLLQIGGIEIRHGQQLGNNLSLSELHQQFDAVFLGLGLAASKQLGLADEDAPGLLAATEFIRELRQADDLSQLPLAQHCIVLGAGNTAIDMAVQMARLGARDVNLVYRRGVEDMGATDHEQDIAKANQVRLLTWAQPEEVLLDSNGQVRGMRFARTRMDSGRLATTGETFELAADAIFKAIGQAFDDQALSDSLAAQLQRTNGRIQVDEQMRTSVPGVYAGGDCTSLDQDLTVQAVQHGKLAAQAIHAQLMLNVEAA; encoded by the coding sequence GTGATCCCGACCCTCAACCACTTGCCCCATCCCCTCGAGGATGGGGCCACCCTCGCCGGCCACTTCACCGACCTGGCGCCCCCTCTTACCCCACGCCAGGCCGAGGTCGAAGCCTCGCGCTGCCTGTATTGCTACGACGCCCCCTGCGTCAATGCCTGCCCGAGCGAGATCGACATTCCGTCGTTCATCCGCAACATCCATCAGGACAACGTCCAGGGCGCCGCGCAGAAAATCCTTTCGGCAAACATCCTCGGCGGCAGCTGTGCCCGGGTCTGCCCCACCGAAATCCTCTGCCAGCAAGCCTGCGTGCGCAACAACGCCGCAGAATGCGCGCCGGTGCTGATCGGCCTGCTGCAACGCTACGCCATCGACAACGCGCAGTTCAGCGAGCATCCCTTCCAGCGCGCACCAACGACTGGCAAGCGGATTGCCGTGGTCGGTGCCGGGCCCGCCGGGTTGTCCTGTGCCCACCGTTGCGCGATGCACGGCCACGATGTGGTGATTTTCGAAGCGCGGGAAAAAGCTGGCGGCCTCAATGAGTACGGGATCGCCAAGTACAAACTGGTGGATGACTTTGCCCAGCACGAAGTGGACTTCCTGCTGCAGATCGGCGGCATCGAAATTCGCCATGGCCAGCAACTGGGCAACAACCTCAGCCTGAGCGAACTGCATCAACAGTTCGACGCGGTATTCCTCGGCCTCGGCCTGGCTGCCAGCAAACAATTGGGCCTCGCCGATGAAGATGCTCCGGGGCTGCTGGCCGCCACCGAGTTCATCCGCGAACTGCGCCAGGCCGATGATCTGAGCCAATTACCGCTGGCCCAACACTGCATCGTCCTCGGTGCCGGCAACACCGCGATCGACATGGCGGTGCAGATGGCCCGACTCGGCGCCCGTGACGTCAACCTGGTGTATCGCCGTGGCGTCGAGGACATGGGCGCCACCGACCATGAACAGGACATCGCCAAGGCCAATCAGGTGCGGCTGCTGACCTGGGCCCAGCCCGAGGAAGTGCTGCTCGACAGCAACGGCCAGGTGCGCGGCATGCGCTTCGCCCGCACGCGCATGGACAGCGGTCGCCTGGCCACCACCGGCGAGACCTTCGAACTGGCCGCCGACGCTATCTTCAAAGCCATCGGTCAGGCTTTCGATGACCAGGCGCTGAGCGATTCCCTGGCCGCTCAACTGCAGCGTACCAATGGCCGGATTCAGGTCGACGAACAGATGCGCACCAGCGTTCCCGGGGTCTACGCCGGCGGTGACTGCACCAGCCTCGATCAGGACCTCACCGTGCAGGCGGTGCAACATGGCAAGCTGGCCGCACAAGCGATCCATGCCCAACTCATGCTCAATGTGGAGGCTGCGTAA
- the copD gene encoding copper homeostasis membrane protein CopD has protein sequence MIDGMVLLRFVHFSLVLTLFGAWLFRPLLIKDNTPLLDRRLLRLARWLTSLALLSGVAWLWLISASMAGSTLLEVDTPTLQLVLDKTFFGQVWRCHLLLNALLLALLWTPWHSRHWPRLSLGALLLATLAPVGHGAMLDGLSGQLLILNQIVHLSCVAAWLGGLLMLVLILRQPEGHDLGTILRRFSGVAYGLVAGLIISGLINVRVLTGAFWPTPLLSGFALILMIKVLLVLAMLGLALFNRLRIDQCQQRLGVLRASVQLEWLLGLGAVAAVALLGTLPPMIAG, from the coding sequence ATGATCGATGGCATGGTGCTGTTGCGCTTTGTGCATTTCAGCCTGGTATTGACCCTGTTCGGTGCCTGGCTGTTTCGACCGTTACTGATCAAGGACAATACCCCGCTGTTGGATCGCCGCTTGCTGCGTCTGGCGCGCTGGTTGACCTCACTGGCGCTGCTCAGTGGTGTGGCCTGGTTGTGGCTGATCAGCGCCAGCATGGCCGGTTCAACGCTGCTGGAGGTAGATACACCGACGCTGCAGTTGGTACTCGACAAGACCTTTTTCGGCCAGGTCTGGCGCTGCCATTTGCTGCTCAACGCCCTGCTGCTGGCGCTGTTGTGGACGCCCTGGCATTCGCGCCACTGGCCGCGCCTGAGCCTTGGCGCGCTGCTGCTGGCAACCCTGGCCCCGGTCGGCCACGGCGCCATGCTCGACGGCCTGAGCGGGCAGTTGCTGATCCTCAATCAGATCGTCCACCTCAGTTGCGTTGCCGCCTGGCTCGGCGGTTTGCTGATGCTGGTGCTGATTTTGCGCCAGCCCGAGGGGCATGACCTGGGCACCATCCTGCGACGTTTCAGTGGGGTCGCCTACGGGCTGGTGGCGGGGTTGATCATCAGTGGTCTGATCAACGTGCGGGTGCTCACCGGCGCCTTCTGGCCCACCCCGCTGCTGTCCGGCTTTGCCTTGATCCTGATGATCAAGGTGCTGCTAGTGTTGGCGATGCTCGGCCTGGCCCTGTTCAATCGGCTGCGCATCGACCAGTGCCAACAGCGCCTGGGCGTGTTGCGCGCCAGCGTTCAGTTGGAGTGGCTGCTGGGGCTCGGCGCGGTGGCAGCGGTGGCGTTGCTTGGGACGCTACCGCCGATGATCGCCGGCTAA
- a CDS encoding NCS1 family nucleobase:cation symporter-1, which translates to MQQNRSQVTERDGLYELEAASDVLDSPRYNHDIAPTKVHERTWNKWHITALWVGMSICVPTYTLGGVLTAYFGLSVGEALMAILLANVIVLIPLTLNAFAGTKYGIPFPVLLRSSFGVIGSNVPCLIRALVACGWFGIQTMFGGLAIHLFLGSLSADWKGLGGTGEVIGFMLFWALNLWVVLRGAESIKWLETLSAPLLVLVGLGLLVWAMPNVSLTELMAQPPKRPEGASLWSYFFAGLTAMVGFWATLSLNIPDFSRYAKSQKDQIVGQIMGLPLTMFLFAALGVVMTAASEKLVGVTVSDPVSLIGHIQSPAWVALAMALIIIATLSTNTAANIVSPTNDFQNLAPKLINRTKAVMLTGLVGLALMGHELLKKLGWIVSEISLESVYSNWLLGYSSLLGPIAGIMVVDYFLIRKQQLDLAGLYRDDVYPAWNWYGFIAFAVPVALTLLSLGSDVFNWFYSYGWFTGSALGGLIYYGLCSMRSSQSVAKSAV; encoded by the coding sequence ATGCAACAGAACAGATCGCAAGTCACCGAGCGTGACGGACTCTACGAACTCGAGGCCGCCAGCGACGTCCTCGACAGCCCCCGATACAACCACGACATTGCCCCGACCAAGGTCCACGAGCGCACCTGGAACAAGTGGCACATCACTGCACTATGGGTTGGCATGTCGATCTGCGTACCGACTTACACTCTTGGCGGCGTGCTCACGGCTTACTTCGGCCTGAGTGTCGGCGAAGCGCTGATGGCGATTCTGCTGGCCAACGTCATCGTGCTGATCCCGCTCACGCTCAACGCCTTTGCCGGCACCAAGTACGGCATTCCATTTCCGGTGTTGCTGCGCTCGTCCTTCGGGGTGATTGGCTCCAACGTACCCTGTCTGATTCGCGCCTTGGTGGCCTGCGGCTGGTTTGGCATCCAGACCATGTTCGGCGGGCTGGCGATCCACCTGTTTCTAGGCTCGCTGTCGGCCGACTGGAAGGGGCTCGGCGGCACCGGGGAGGTGATCGGCTTCATGCTGTTCTGGGCGCTGAACCTGTGGGTGGTGCTGCGCGGCGCCGAGTCGATCAAATGGCTGGAAACCCTTTCTGCGCCGCTGCTGGTGCTGGTGGGCCTGGGCCTGCTGGTGTGGGCGATGCCTAACGTGTCGCTGACCGAACTCATGGCCCAGCCGCCAAAACGGCCCGAGGGCGCCAGCCTGTGGAGTTATTTCTTTGCCGGCCTGACCGCGATGGTCGGGTTCTGGGCCACGCTGTCGTTGAATATCCCGGACTTCAGCCGTTATGCGAAAAGCCAGAAGGACCAGATTGTCGGGCAGATCATGGGCCTGCCGTTGACCATGTTCCTGTTCGCCGCCCTCGGCGTAGTGATGACTGCGGCTTCGGAAAAACTGGTGGGGGTGACCGTCTCGGATCCGGTGTCACTGATCGGCCATATCCAGAGCCCGGCCTGGGTCGCACTGGCCATGGCGCTGATCATTATCGCCACTTTGTCCACTAACACCGCCGCCAACATCGTCTCGCCCACCAATGACTTCCAGAACCTCGCGCCGAAGCTGATCAACCGCACCAAGGCAGTAATGCTCACCGGTCTGGTGGGCCTGGCGCTGATGGGCCATGAGCTGCTGAAAAAGCTCGGCTGGATCGTCTCCGAAATCAGCCTCGAGTCGGTTTATTCCAACTGGCTGCTGGGCTACTCGAGCCTGCTGGGGCCGATCGCCGGGATCATGGTGGTGGACTATTTCCTGATCAGGAAACAGCAACTCGATCTCGCCGGCCTGTACCGCGATGACGTCTATCCGGCGTGGAACTGGTACGGCTTCATTGCCTTCGCGGTGCCTGTGGCGCTGACTCTGCTGTCGCTGGGCAGTGATGTCTTCAACTGGTTCTACAGCTACGGCTGGTTCACTGGTTCGGCGTTGGGCGGCCTGATTTACTACGGGCTGTGCTCGATGCGCTCCAGTCAATCGGTGGCGAAATCTGCGGTGTAG
- the hydA gene encoding dihydropyrimidinase produces the protein MSLLIRGATVVTHDESYRADVLCHNGLIAAIGDNLDVPADCEVLDGSGQYLMPGGIDPHTHMQLPFMGTVASEDFFSGTAAGLAGGTTSIIDFVIPNPQQSLLEAFHQWRGWAQKSASDYGFHVAVTWWSEQVREEMGELVSQHGVNSFKHFMAYKNAIMAADDTLVASFERCLELGAVPTVHAENGELVFHLQRKLMAQGMTGPEAHPLSRPSQVEGEAASRAIRIAETLGTPLYLVHVSTKEALDEITYARSKGQPVYGEVLAGHLLLDDSVYQHPDWNTAAGYVMSPPFRPRGHQEALWHGLQAGNLHTTATDHCCFCAEQKAAGRNDFSKIPNGTAGIEDRMAVLWDEGVNTGRLSMQQFVALTSTHTAKIFNLYPRKGAIRVGADADLVLWDPEGTRTISAKTHHQQVDFNIFEGKTVRGVPSHTISQGKLVWANGDLRAERGAGRYIERPAYPAVFDLLSKRADLNRPVAVKR, from the coding sequence ATGTCTCTGTTGATCCGTGGCGCCACCGTTGTTACCCATGATGAAAGTTATCGCGCCGATGTCCTGTGCCATAACGGATTGATCGCCGCCATCGGTGACAATCTTGATGTTCCCGCAGACTGCGAAGTGCTCGACGGCAGCGGCCAATACCTGATGCCCGGTGGCATCGATCCCCACACCCACATGCAATTACCCTTCATGGGCACCGTGGCCAGCGAAGACTTCTTTAGCGGCACTGCGGCCGGCCTGGCCGGTGGCACCACCTCGATCATCGACTTCGTGATTCCCAATCCGCAGCAATCCTTGCTGGAAGCCTTTCACCAATGGCGCGGCTGGGCGCAAAAGTCCGCCTCTGACTACGGCTTTCATGTGGCGGTGACCTGGTGGAGCGAGCAGGTCCGCGAAGAGATGGGCGAGTTGGTGAGCCAGCACGGGGTCAACAGCTTCAAGCATTTCATGGCCTACAAGAACGCGATCATGGCGGCCGACGACACCCTGGTGGCCAGTTTCGAGCGTTGCCTGGAACTCGGTGCCGTGCCCACCGTGCACGCCGAAAACGGCGAGCTGGTGTTCCACCTGCAACGCAAACTGATGGCCCAAGGCATGACCGGTCCCGAGGCGCATCCGCTGTCGCGCCCCTCTCAGGTCGAAGGCGAAGCTGCCAGCCGGGCGATCCGCATCGCCGAAACCCTCGGCACTCCGCTGTACCTGGTGCACGTCTCGACCAAGGAGGCACTGGACGAAATCACCTATGCCCGTAGCAAGGGCCAGCCGGTCTACGGCGAAGTCCTCGCCGGGCACTTGCTGCTGGACGACAGCGTCTACCAGCATCCCGACTGGAACACCGCTGCAGGCTACGTGATGAGCCCGCCGTTCCGCCCACGCGGCCATCAAGAGGCGCTGTGGCATGGCCTGCAGGCAGGTAACCTGCACACCACCGCCACCGACCACTGCTGCTTCTGCGCCGAGCAGAAAGCCGCCGGCCGCAACGATTTCAGCAAGATCCCCAACGGCACCGCTGGTATCGAAGACCGCATGGCGGTGCTCTGGGATGAAGGGGTCAACACCGGACGCCTGTCGATGCAGCAGTTCGTCGCCCTGACCTCCACCCACACCGCGAAGATCTTCAACCTCTACCCACGCAAAGGCGCGATTCGTGTCGGCGCCGATGCCGACCTGGTGCTCTGGGACCCTGAGGGCACTCGCACGATCTCGGCCAAAACCCATCATCAGCAGGTCGACTTCAACATTTTCGAAGGCAAGACCGTGCGCGGCGTGCCCAGCCACACCATCAGCCAGGGCAAGCTGGTCTGGGCCAACGGCGACCTGCGGGCCGAGCGTGGTGCCGGGCGCTATATCGAACGGCCGGCCTATCCGGCGGTGTTTGATTTGCTCAGCAAGCGGGCGGACTTGAACAGGCCCGTGGCTGTGAAACGCTGA
- a CDS encoding TetR/AcrR family transcriptional regulator, which yields MGNHKIEIRRSNVEKILLAAEKVFAEKGFGSTAMADIAREVQLPRSNLHYYFSTKTELYSAVLFDLLEVWKQDALCFEMFDDPRVVLSSYIRAKMQHSRSRPYGSKVWANEIIHGAPTLGEALDASLYDWAKMKEAKIRQWVDDKRILPVEPSSLLYMIWASTQHYADFDHQVNILNDHQPLSDMQFEKAVQTVTSVILRGIGLGL from the coding sequence ATGGGCAATCACAAGATCGAGATCCGTCGCAGCAACGTCGAAAAAATCCTCCTGGCGGCCGAAAAGGTCTTCGCCGAGAAAGGCTTCGGCAGCACAGCCATGGCCGACATCGCCCGCGAAGTGCAACTGCCGCGCTCCAACCTGCATTACTACTTCAGCACCAAGACCGAACTCTACAGCGCGGTGCTGTTCGACCTGCTGGAAGTGTGGAAACAGGACGCGCTGTGCTTCGAGATGTTCGATGACCCGCGGGTGGTGTTGAGCAGCTACATCCGCGCAAAAATGCAGCACTCACGCAGCCGGCCCTATGGCTCGAAAGTCTGGGCCAACGAAATCATCCACGGCGCCCCGACCCTCGGCGAAGCCCTGGATGCCAGTCTCTACGATTGGGCAAAAATGAAAGAAGCGAAAATCCGTCAGTGGGTCGACGACAAACGCATCCTGCCGGTGGAGCCTTCGAGCCTGCTCTACATGATCTGGGCCTCGACCCAGCACTACGCTGACTTTGATCATCAGGTGAATATTCTCAATGACCATCAGCCGCTTTCGGATATGCAGTTCGAGAAAGCGGTGCAGACGGTGACGAGTGTGATTTTGCGGGGGATTGGGTTGGGGTTGTGA
- a CDS encoding PAS domain-containing hybrid sensor histidine kinase/response regulator: MAKPSDQQQQALAGLLGLGSHSTRKSHYPELAARLQDLETERNRYKWLFENAVHGVFQASLLEGMRAANPALARMLGYDDPQDVLFSLTDLAGTLFVGGARELEQIGLILQRERSLLAYETQLRRKDGSHVDVLMNLLLKPDQQGLVEGFVADITERKLAQEHLQQLNDQLEQRVTARTDELLEANRNLQQQIAQREQIEQDLRDARDAAQAANRSKDKYLAAASHDLLQPLNAARLLISTLRERRLPEVEQVLVERTHQALEGAEDLLTDLLDISRLDQSAVRPDVALYRLDELLGPLVSEFQSVAQAAGLNLRVRMGDYAIRTDLRLMTRILRNLLSNACRYTDQGSILLAARRRGDQLRLEVWDTGRGIAADRLEAIFLEFNQLDVGRAADRKGVGLGLAIVERIAKILGYSVQVHSRPGRGSRFSIEVPISAEVPLPINLAAPQASTGNPLPGRRLLVLDNEVSILQSMGALLGQWGCEVVTATDESSALSNLQGQAPELILADYHLDHGVVGCDVVRHLREHFQQAIPAVIITADRSDQCRRSLQQLEAPLLNKPVKPGKLRAVLSQLLA; the protein is encoded by the coding sequence ATGGCGAAGCCCTCTGACCAGCAGCAACAGGCGCTGGCGGGGTTACTGGGACTGGGCAGCCACTCGACGCGCAAGAGCCATTACCCGGAGCTGGCGGCGCGTTTGCAGGATCTGGAAACCGAGCGCAATCGCTACAAGTGGCTGTTCGAAAACGCCGTGCACGGGGTGTTCCAGGCCAGTTTGCTGGAGGGCATGCGCGCGGCCAATCCGGCGCTGGCGCGAATGCTCGGCTACGACGATCCGCAGGACGTGCTGTTTTCCCTCACCGACCTGGCCGGCACCTTGTTCGTCGGCGGCGCCCGCGAACTGGAGCAGATCGGCCTGATCCTGCAGCGCGAGCGCAGCCTGCTGGCCTATGAAACCCAGCTGCGGCGCAAGGATGGCAGCCATGTCGATGTGCTGATGAACCTGCTGCTCAAGCCGGACCAGCAAGGCCTGGTTGAGGGCTTTGTCGCTGATATCACCGAGCGCAAGCTGGCCCAGGAGCATCTGCAACAACTCAACGATCAATTGGAGCAGCGGGTGACCGCGCGCACAGACGAGTTGCTCGAGGCCAACCGCAACCTGCAACAGCAGATCGCCCAGCGTGAGCAGATCGAGCAGGACTTGCGCGATGCCCGCGACGCCGCCCAGGCCGCCAATCGCAGCAAGGACAAGTACCTGGCGGCGGCCAGCCATGACTTGCTGCAACCGCTGAATGCCGCACGCCTGCTGATTTCCACCCTGCGCGAGCGACGTCTTCCGGAGGTCGAGCAGGTGCTGGTAGAACGCACGCATCAGGCCCTGGAAGGGGCAGAGGATCTGCTCACCGACTTGCTGGATATTTCCCGTCTGGACCAGTCGGCGGTGAGGCCCGATGTGGCGCTGTATCGCCTCGATGAATTGCTCGGGCCGCTGGTCTCGGAGTTTCAGTCGGTGGCCCAGGCTGCCGGTCTCAATCTGCGGGTACGCATGGGCGACTACGCGATTCGCACCGACTTGCGGCTGATGACTCGGATCCTGCGCAACCTGCTGAGCAATGCCTGCCGCTACACCGACCAGGGCAGCATCCTGCTGGCGGCCCGGCGTCGTGGCGACCAACTGCGGCTGGAAGTCTGGGACACCGGACGCGGGATCGCCGCAGACCGGCTCGAAGCGATCTTTCTTGAGTTCAACCAACTGGATGTCGGCCGCGCCGCTGACCGCAAGGGTGTCGGTCTGGGCCTGGCGATTGTTGAGCGCATCGCCAAGATTCTCGGCTACTCGGTGCAGGTGCATTCGCGTCCGGGGCGCGGCTCACGCTTCAGTATCGAGGTACCGATTTCTGCCGAAGTGCCGCTGCCCATCAACCTCGCGGCTCCTCAAGCCAGCACGGGCAATCCGCTGCCGGGGCGGCGTCTGTTGGTGCTGGATAATGAAGTGAGCATTCTGCAGAGCATGGGGGCATTGCTTGGGCAGTGGGGCTGCGAAGTGGTGACCGCCACTGACGAAAGCTCGGCCCTGAGCAACCTGCAAGGCCAGGCGCCGGAACTGATCCTCGCCGACTACCACCTGGATCATGGGGTGGTGGGCTGTGACGTGGTGCGGCATTTGCGCGAGCATTTCCAGCAGGCGATCCCGGCGGTGATTATCACCGCCGATCGAAGCGATCAATGCCGGCGCTCATTGCAACAGCTGGAGGCGCCGCTGCTCAACAAACCGGTGAAGCCGGGCAAGCTGCGCGCAGTGTTGAGCCAGTTGCTGGCTTAG